The following are encoded together in the Streptomyces sp. NBC_00341 genome:
- a CDS encoding FAD-dependent oxidoreductase codes for MSEVIVVGGGVSGLTTAVVLAGRGHRVRVWSRQPAAATTSAVAGALWWPYRIEPQDRVGDWSLASLSWYAELAARPSETGVRLVSGLHRGERLAALGAWARELKDVVESAEGLRCRLPLIDMPVHLDWLEEQVRAAGGSVERRTVSSFDEAAAEAATVVNCTGLGARELVPDTGMRPVRGQLVMVENPGIEEWFTEADPASDATTYFFPQPGRLVLGGTAGTDDWRTVPDPRVAGEIVARCARVRPEIAGARVIGHRVGLRPARDAGVRIEAEPLPGGGRLVHNYGHGGAGVTVALGCAEAAARLVD; via the coding sequence GTGTCGGAAGTGATCGTGGTGGGCGGTGGGGTCAGCGGCCTCACCACAGCGGTGGTACTGGCCGGACGCGGTCACCGGGTGCGGGTCTGGTCCCGGCAGCCCGCCGCGGCCACGACCTCCGCGGTGGCGGGGGCCCTGTGGTGGCCGTACCGGATAGAGCCGCAGGACCGGGTCGGGGACTGGTCTCTGGCCTCGCTGAGCTGGTACGCGGAGCTGGCCGCCCGGCCCTCGGAGACCGGGGTACGGCTGGTCAGCGGCCTGCACCGGGGCGAGCGTCTCGCGGCGCTCGGGGCGTGGGCCCGGGAGCTGAAGGATGTGGTGGAGAGCGCCGAGGGGCTGCGGTGCCGACTGCCGCTGATCGACATGCCGGTGCACCTCGACTGGCTTGAGGAACAGGTCAGGGCCGCCGGGGGCTCGGTCGAGCGGCGTACGGTCAGCTCCTTCGACGAGGCCGCCGCCGAGGCCGCGACGGTGGTCAACTGCACGGGGCTCGGTGCCCGTGAGCTGGTCCCCGACACCGGTATGCGGCCCGTGCGCGGTCAGCTGGTCATGGTGGAGAACCCGGGGATCGAGGAGTGGTTCACCGAGGCCGACCCGGCATCCGACGCGACGACGTACTTCTTCCCGCAGCCGGGCCGGCTGGTGCTCGGCGGCACCGCCGGCACGGACGACTGGCGCACCGTGCCCGATCCCCGTGTGGCCGGGGAGATCGTGGCACGGTGCGCCCGGGTCCGGCCGGAGATCGCCGGCGCGCGGGTCATCGGGCACCGGGTGGGGCTGCGGCCGGCCCGGGACGCGGGGGTCCGCATCGAGGCCGAGCCGCTGCCCGGCGGCGGGCGCCTGGTGCACAACTACGGGCACGGCGGCGCGGGGGTGACCGTGGCCCTGGGCTGCGCGGAGGCGGCGGCCCGGCTGGTGGACTGA
- a CDS encoding LacI family DNA-binding transcriptional regulator: MPRSTPDASHARPTLEAVAARAGVSRATASRVVNGGAGVRQPLVDQVRKAVDELGYVPNHAARTLVTRRNGAVAVIIDEPEIRIFSDPFFSQHIRGISRELITYDAQLVLLLVEGSGDFDRVTRYLAGGHVDGVLAFSLHTDDELSAVISRFRVPTVYGGRPGRPGASGPAVPYVDCDNRGGAREAVRHLASLGRRHIAHIAGPRDQTSALDRVDGYFDVLPDGDPALVADGDFTAEGGARAMAGLLARRPDLDGVFAANDLMASGALRVLREHGRRVPEDVALVGFDDMESVAETTDPPLTTVRQDVVSMGRLMVRLLMDRLNDGAGDAGPVIMPTQLIRRASA, encoded by the coding sequence TTGCCCCGTTCCACCCCCGATGCCTCTCACGCACGCCCCACACTGGAAGCCGTGGCGGCCCGCGCCGGGGTGTCCCGGGCGACGGCCTCCCGGGTGGTCAACGGCGGTGCGGGGGTGCGTCAGCCGCTGGTGGACCAGGTGCGCAAGGCGGTCGACGAGCTCGGCTATGTGCCGAACCACGCCGCCCGGACCCTGGTGACCCGGCGCAACGGGGCGGTCGCCGTGATCATCGACGAACCCGAGATCCGGATCTTCTCCGATCCCTTCTTCTCCCAGCACATCCGTGGCATAAGCCGTGAACTCATCACCTACGACGCCCAGTTGGTGCTGCTCCTGGTGGAGGGGAGCGGGGATTTCGACCGGGTCACCCGCTACCTGGCCGGTGGCCATGTGGACGGTGTGCTGGCCTTCTCGCTGCACACGGACGACGAACTGTCCGCGGTCATAAGCCGGTTCCGGGTGCCGACGGTCTACGGCGGGCGCCCCGGACGGCCGGGCGCCTCCGGCCCCGCGGTCCCCTACGTCGACTGCGACAACCGGGGCGGCGCCCGCGAGGCCGTACGCCATCTGGCCTCGCTGGGCCGCCGGCACATCGCGCACATCGCGGGCCCGCGCGACCAGACCTCGGCCCTGGACCGCGTCGACGGCTACTTCGACGTACTGCCGGACGGTGACCCCGCACTGGTCGCGGACGGTGACTTCACCGCGGAGGGCGGCGCCCGCGCCATGGCCGGGCTGCTGGCGAGGCGGCCGGACCTGGACGGCGTCTTCGCCGCCAACGACCTGATGGCATCCGGCGCCCTGCGGGTGCTGCGCGAGCACGGCCGCCGGGTACCGGAGGATGTGGCGCTGGTCGGCTTCGACGACATGGAGTCGGTCGCGGAGACGACCGACCCCCCGCTGACGACGGTCCGTCAGGACGTCGTCAGCATGGGCAGGTTGATGGTAAGGCTGTTGATGGACCGGCTCAACGACGGCGCCGGGGACGCCGGTCCGGTCATCATGCCGACCCAGCTGATCCGGCGCGCTTCCGCCTGA
- a CDS encoding M14 family metallocarboxypeptidase, with protein MPRRARGDRAPDGRSRWVGRRRVRGLVHAAVATALAGALLTGSAEAARTPPRTGFETADGARWTSPAGERSLLAAVGRRGDRVSVERIGTTEQRRPLRLVRIGSRRPGALTVLLVCSQHGNEPAAREACLTMVRDLGYARDRATRDFLARTEILVVPTANPDGSAAGTRGNSDGMDINRDHIALRTAEGRAIAAVLRDHAPEVVYDLHEYGAGPPYYDKDLTVLWPRNPNVDDRVRDESKLLAARYVRPAARSAGHGSGLYGVWTDPVTGRPVKQTAGDGQERILRNAAGVKHAVALLVESRVDPLTGAERDDPAVNNRRRVHSQLAALKGLFSYVEERRGVIAAATAGSRAAGASGRGPVLLGGADNEAPEPGDVLARPPCGYRLTAAGFAAVGDELALHGVASRPDGDGAYVPLDQPARRLIPLLLDARAAYHLINGQADTAC; from the coding sequence ATGCCGAGACGTGCACGGGGTGACCGCGCGCCGGACGGACGCAGCCGGTGGGTGGGCCGTCGCCGGGTCCGCGGCCTCGTGCACGCGGCCGTCGCCACCGCGCTGGCCGGCGCGCTGCTCACGGGCTCCGCCGAGGCCGCGCGGACCCCGCCGCGTACCGGATTCGAAACCGCCGACGGGGCGCGCTGGACCTCCCCGGCCGGGGAGCGCTCGCTGCTCGCGGCCGTTGGTCGACGCGGCGACCGGGTCTCCGTGGAGCGGATCGGTACGACGGAGCAGCGCCGCCCGTTGCGGCTCGTCCGGATCGGCAGTCGGCGTCCGGGCGCGCTCACCGTGCTCCTCGTGTGCAGCCAGCACGGCAACGAACCGGCGGCCCGTGAGGCCTGTCTGACGATGGTCCGCGACCTGGGATACGCCAGGGACCGGGCCACCCGTGACTTCCTCGCCCGCACCGAGATCCTCGTCGTTCCCACCGCCAACCCCGACGGCAGCGCCGCAGGCACCCGGGGCAACTCGGACGGCATGGACATCAACCGCGACCACATCGCGCTGCGCACCGCCGAGGGCCGCGCCATCGCGGCGGTGCTCCGGGACCACGCGCCCGAGGTGGTCTACGACCTGCACGAGTACGGCGCCGGCCCGCCGTATTACGACAAGGACCTGACCGTGCTGTGGCCCCGCAACCCCAACGTCGACGACCGGGTGCGCGACGAGTCCAAGCTCCTGGCCGCACGCTATGTGCGCCCGGCCGCCCGGTCCGCCGGACACGGCAGTGGGCTCTACGGCGTCTGGACGGACCCGGTCACCGGCCGGCCGGTCAAGCAGACGGCGGGCGACGGGCAGGAGCGCATCCTGCGTAACGCGGCGGGTGTCAAACACGCGGTGGCCCTGCTCGTCGAATCCCGCGTGGACCCGCTCACCGGCGCAGAGCGGGACGACCCCGCGGTCAACAACCGGCGCAGGGTGCACTCCCAACTCGCCGCGCTCAAAGGGCTTTTCTCCTACGTCGAGGAACGGCGCGGTGTGATCGCCGCCGCCACCGCCGGTTCCCGGGCGGCCGGTGCGTCCGGCCGGGGGCCGGTCCTGCTGGGCGGGGCCGACAACGAGGCCCCGGAGCCCGGCGACGTCCTCGCGCGGCCACCCTGCGGTTACCGGCTCACGGCGGCCGGGTTCGCCGCGGTCGGGGACGAACTCGCCCTGCACGGCGTCGCCTCCCGGCCCGACGGTGACGGTGCGTACGTACCACTGGACCAGCCGGCCCGGAGGCTGATCCCGCTCCTGCTGGACGCACGTGCGGCATACCACCTCATAAACGGTCAAGCCGATACCGCTTGTTGA
- a CDS encoding chlorohydrolase family protein, whose amino-acid sequence MRTRWRATHVLAHRDGGHALLRDGEIVWEGDTISYVGRGYDGPVDAELDLGEALVMPGLIDLDALTDIDHLVLDSWTPPDRAAGLLWSQEYFDHRRHDVLTPAERATVREYALVQLALHGITTYMPIASEVHSAWAEPYDELVTMAETSRRIGLRGYLGPAYRSGVNVARPDGGRHVAFEEERGRAGLRDAERFLDHTAELGDPLVNGVLLPCRIETLTEELLRETAALARRRDVPVRLHCLQGLHERDLVRETHHATPLELLARTGLLDTRLLVPHGVFTDRHPSVHGEDRGELATLAGAGVSVIHCPQTSLRYGQVLHSFGAYRRAGINLCLGTDSFPPDLIRGMDTGVHLAKTADGRADAAPAEHYVEAATLGGARALGRDDLGRLERGAQADLVAFRLDDIRDGVQDDPVRTFLLNGTARQATHSVVAGRPVMTDGRIPGTDLANLRRRAQELFERMREGYAERDVHRRSADALFPPTFPPFEETTSR is encoded by the coding sequence GTGCGAACCCGCTGGCGTGCCACCCACGTCCTCGCCCACCGCGACGGCGGCCACGCGCTCCTGCGGGACGGCGAGATCGTGTGGGAGGGCGACACGATCAGCTACGTCGGACGCGGCTACGACGGCCCCGTCGACGCCGAACTGGACCTGGGCGAGGCCCTGGTGATGCCCGGACTCATCGACCTCGACGCGCTCACCGACATCGACCACCTGGTCCTGGACTCCTGGACGCCGCCCGACCGAGCCGCCGGACTCCTCTGGTCGCAGGAGTACTTCGACCACCGCAGGCACGACGTCCTCACCCCGGCGGAACGGGCCACCGTCCGCGAGTACGCCCTGGTCCAGCTGGCCCTGCACGGCATCACCACGTACATGCCCATCGCCTCCGAGGTCCACAGCGCCTGGGCCGAGCCGTACGACGAACTCGTCACCATGGCCGAGACCTCCCGGCGCATCGGACTGCGCGGCTACCTGGGCCCCGCCTACCGCTCCGGCGTCAACGTGGCCCGCCCCGACGGCGGGCGGCACGTCGCCTTCGAAGAGGAGCGGGGCCGCGCCGGACTGCGGGACGCCGAGCGCTTCCTCGACCACACCGCCGAGCTGGGCGACCCGCTCGTCAACGGGGTCCTGCTGCCCTGCCGCATCGAGACGCTCACCGAGGAGCTGCTGCGCGAGACCGCCGCGCTCGCGCGACGCCGCGACGTCCCCGTACGCCTGCACTGCCTCCAGGGCCTGCACGAACGCGACCTCGTACGGGAGACGCACCACGCCACCCCGCTGGAACTGCTGGCCCGCACCGGCCTCCTGGACACCCGGCTGCTCGTGCCGCACGGCGTCTTCACCGACCGCCACCCCTCGGTCCACGGTGAGGACCGGGGCGAACTGGCCACCCTCGCCGGGGCCGGTGTCTCCGTCATCCACTGCCCGCAGACCTCGCTGCGCTACGGACAGGTCCTGCACTCCTTCGGCGCCTACCGGCGCGCGGGCATCAACCTCTGCCTGGGCACCGACTCCTTCCCGCCCGACCTGATCCGGGGCATGGACACGGGCGTCCACCTCGCGAAGACCGCCGACGGCCGGGCGGACGCCGCACCCGCCGAGCACTACGTCGAGGCGGCCACCCTCGGCGGGGCCCGCGCGCTGGGCCGCGACGACCTCGGACGGCTGGAGCGCGGTGCGCAGGCGGACCTGGTCGCGTTCCGGCTCGACGACATCCGCGACGGCGTCCAGGACGACCCCGTCCGCACCTTCCTGCTCAACGGCACCGCCCGGCAGGCCACCCACTCAGTCGTGGCGGGACGCCCCGTCATGACCGACGGCCGTATCCCCGGCACCGACCTGGCCAACCTGCGCCGCCGGGCACAGGAACTCTTCGAGAGGATGCGTGAGGGCTACGCCGAGCGCGACGTGCACCGCCGGAGTGCCGACGCGCTGTTCCCGCCGACCTTCCCGCCGTTCGAGGAGACGACATCACGATGA
- a CDS encoding oxygenase MpaB family protein translates to MGRYSRLREIRRMDPARDYAEILRLISQYEFPWDYRQGVSVAFLRDYGVPRISVLLDRTQEFERAGQKRYDDTVLIGYEMAADGFDSERGRAAARHLNRIHGKYRIPNEDFLYVLATTVVGPKRWIDRFGWRPLCRVETQALTEVGRKMAAMMGIEGAPDTYEGFERLLDSYEERMFAYDPANRRVANATFRTMAGWYPRPLRPLIARFSLALLDEPLLRALGFRAQPRWVRSAAAGSLRARSHCVRLLPARPRRLPSRPQPRSYPFGWRLDDLGPHWAGSRPLEPLPDETAAA, encoded by the coding sequence ATGGGCCGATACAGCCGCCTGCGCGAGATACGCCGGATGGATCCGGCGCGCGACTACGCCGAGATCCTTCGGCTGATCTCTCAGTACGAGTTCCCCTGGGACTACCGGCAGGGGGTGAGCGTCGCCTTCCTCCGCGACTACGGCGTCCCCCGGATCTCCGTACTCCTGGACCGGACCCAGGAGTTCGAACGGGCCGGGCAGAAGCGGTACGACGACACGGTGCTGATCGGGTACGAGATGGCCGCCGACGGCTTCGACTCGGAGCGCGGCCGGGCGGCGGCCCGGCACCTCAACCGGATCCACGGCAAGTACCGGATACCCAACGAGGACTTCCTGTACGTCCTGGCGACCACGGTCGTCGGACCGAAGCGCTGGATCGACCGGTTCGGCTGGCGGCCCCTGTGCCGGGTGGAGACGCAGGCGCTGACCGAGGTGGGCCGGAAGATGGCCGCGATGATGGGCATCGAGGGCGCACCGGACACCTACGAGGGGTTCGAGCGGCTGCTGGACTCCTACGAGGAGCGGATGTTCGCGTACGACCCGGCGAACCGGCGGGTCGCCAACGCCACGTTCCGGACCATGGCCGGCTGGTACCCGCGCCCGCTGCGCCCCCTGATCGCGCGCTTCTCGCTCGCCCTGCTGGACGAACCGCTGCTGCGCGCCCTGGGGTTCCGGGCGCAGCCCCGCTGGGTCCGCTCCGCGGCCGCCGGATCGCTGCGCGCCCGCTCGCACTGTGTCCGCCTCCTCCCGGCGCGGCCCCGCCGGCTGCCCTCACGTCCGCAGCCGCGCTCCTATCCGTTCGGCTGGCGGCTGGACGACCTCGGGCCGCACTGGGCGGGCAGCCGGCCCCTGGAGCCGCTGCCCGACGAGACGGCCGCCGCCTGA
- a CDS encoding BCCT family transporter encodes MSQDDQRTGGRGDLSVTADLPGGPTQGRRPTTDRVVFGVTAVLTLAFVVWGATATDSLEDVSSTLLNGLMHNGGWAFMLAASGFVVFALWLAISRYGKITLGQEGEEPEFRTVSWVAMMFSAGMGIGLMFYGVSEPLAHFVHHPPGTHPADAAEAMQTAMATTLFHWTLHPWAIYAVVGLAIAYSTFRRRRRQTISAVFEPLIGARHAHGGVGRLIDILAIFATLFGSAASLGLGALQIGSGFHELNWKEKTGTGLLVLIIAVLTVAFVASAISGVEKGIQWLSNINMVLALILAVFVFIAGPTIIVLDLLPTSIAAYIGDLPQLAGRTEATGEGEVADWLSSWTVFYWAWWISWTPFVGMFIARISRGRTIRQFIGGVILVPSTVSLVWFAIFGGTAIKLQEAGKLDGADTQEAQLFGVLQQFPIPTVMSLLVMILVGIFFVSGADAASIVMGTLSQKGILEPAKWVVVFWGVTTGAVAAVMLLIGNGKGDALAGLQNLTILVAAPFTIVMLGMCVALMRDLREDPLIVRREFGVEAVESAVIEGHAKYDGDFEIRIGPGGSQITTERDGDKPGGSSPAAD; translated from the coding sequence GTGTCGCAGGACGATCAGAGAACGGGCGGCAGGGGGGATCTGTCGGTGACGGCGGATCTGCCCGGCGGCCCGACCCAGGGCCGGCGCCCCACGACCGACCGGGTGGTGTTCGGAGTCACCGCCGTCCTCACCCTCGCCTTCGTGGTCTGGGGTGCCACCGCCACCGACTCGCTGGAGGACGTCTCCAGCACGCTGCTCAACGGCCTCATGCACAACGGCGGTTGGGCCTTCATGCTGGCCGCCTCCGGGTTCGTGGTCTTCGCGCTCTGGCTCGCCATCAGCCGCTACGGAAAGATCACCCTCGGCCAGGAGGGCGAGGAGCCGGAGTTCCGGACCGTGTCCTGGGTCGCCATGATGTTCAGCGCCGGCATGGGCATCGGCCTGATGTTCTACGGAGTGAGCGAGCCCCTGGCGCACTTCGTCCACCATCCGCCCGGCACCCATCCCGCGGACGCCGCGGAGGCGATGCAGACCGCGATGGCCACCACCCTCTTCCACTGGACGCTCCACCCCTGGGCGATCTACGCGGTGGTCGGTCTCGCCATCGCCTACAGCACCTTCCGGCGCCGCAGGCGGCAGACGATCAGTGCCGTCTTCGAACCGCTCATCGGCGCCCGGCACGCCCACGGCGGCGTCGGCAGGCTGATCGACATCCTCGCCATCTTCGCCACGCTCTTCGGCTCGGCCGCCTCGCTCGGCCTGGGCGCACTCCAGATCGGCAGCGGATTCCACGAACTGAACTGGAAGGAGAAGACCGGTACCGGGCTGCTCGTCCTGATCATCGCCGTGCTGACCGTGGCCTTCGTCGCCTCGGCGATCTCCGGCGTGGAGAAGGGCATCCAGTGGTTGTCCAACATCAATATGGTGCTCGCCCTGATCCTCGCCGTGTTCGTGTTCATCGCGGGCCCCACCATCATCGTGCTCGACCTGCTGCCCACCTCGATCGCCGCCTACATCGGTGATCTGCCCCAGCTCGCCGGACGCACGGAGGCGACCGGCGAGGGCGAGGTCGCCGACTGGCTCAGCAGCTGGACCGTCTTCTACTGGGCCTGGTGGATCTCCTGGACCCCGTTCGTCGGCATGTTCATCGCCAGGATCAGCCGTGGCCGGACGATCCGCCAGTTCATCGGCGGGGTCATCCTGGTCCCCAGCACGGTCAGCCTGGTCTGGTTCGCGATCTTCGGCGGCACCGCCATCAAGCTCCAGGAGGCCGGCAAGCTCGATGGCGCCGACACCCAGGAGGCCCAGCTCTTCGGCGTGCTCCAGCAGTTCCCCATCCCCACGGTGATGAGTCTGCTCGTGATGATCCTGGTCGGCATCTTCTTCGTGTCGGGCGCCGACGCCGCGTCCATCGTGATGGGCACCCTGTCCCAGAAGGGCATCCTCGAACCGGCCAAGTGGGTCGTCGTCTTCTGGGGCGTCACCACCGGTGCGGTGGCGGCGGTCATGCTGCTGATCGGGAACGGCAAGGGCGACGCGCTGGCCGGTCTGCAGAACCTGACCATCCTGGTGGCCGCGCCCTTCACCATCGTCATGCTCGGGATGTGTGTGGCCCTGATGCGGGACCTGCGCGAGGACCCGCTCATCGTGCGACGCGAGTTCGGGGTGGAGGCGGTCGAGTCCGCCGTCATCGAGGGCCACGCGAAGTACGACGGCGACTTCGAGATCCGGATCGGCCCAGGCGGCAGCCAGATCACCACCGAACGCGACGGTGACAAGCCCGGCGGTTCGAGCCCGGCCGCCGACTGA
- a CDS encoding ABC-F family ATP-binding cassette domain-containing protein — MTATLVAKDLAAGHGDRTLFAELDLVVAPGDVIGLVGVNGAGKSSLLRLLAGLDQPEEGELRLSPPTATVGHLPQEPERRPEETVREFLARRTGVAEAQSTMDAATQALVDGAPGSDDAYSESLERWLALGGADLDERAEEVAAELGLTVGLDLPMTTLSGGQAARVGLASLLLSRYDIFLLDEPTNDLDLDGLERLERYVSGLRAGTVVISHDREFLMRTVTKVLELDLAQQQINLYGGGYAAYLEERERARRHAREEFEEFADKRSALEGRALMQRSWMDKGVRNARRKAGDSDKMARKFRSESSEKQAAKARQTQRMIERLDVVEEPRKEWELRMEIASAPRSGSVVATLREARVTLGDFAFGPVSLQIDWADRIAITGANGAGKSTLLAALLGRLPLDSGHASLGSGVVVGEVDQARKLFHGTESLLEAFCAAVPDTELAEVRTLLAKFGLRADHVMRPATTLSPGERTRSALALLQGRGVNLLVLDEPTNHLDLPAIEQLESALDSYKGTLLLVTHDRRMLEAVRTTRRVEVAAGRLTES; from the coding sequence ATGACTGCCACCCTCGTCGCCAAGGACCTCGCCGCCGGACACGGCGACCGCACTCTCTTCGCCGAACTCGACCTCGTGGTCGCTCCCGGTGATGTGATCGGTCTCGTCGGAGTCAACGGCGCCGGAAAATCGTCGCTCCTGCGCCTGCTCGCCGGGCTCGACCAGCCGGAGGAGGGGGAGCTGCGGCTCTCCCCGCCCACCGCCACCGTCGGCCACCTCCCGCAGGAACCGGAGCGGCGCCCCGAGGAGACGGTGCGGGAGTTCCTGGCCCGCCGGACCGGAGTCGCCGAGGCCCAGTCGACGATGGACGCCGCCACCCAGGCCCTCGTGGACGGGGCACCCGGCTCCGACGACGCGTACTCCGAGTCGCTGGAACGCTGGCTCGCCCTCGGCGGCGCCGACCTGGACGAACGGGCCGAGGAGGTGGCCGCGGAGCTCGGGCTGACTGTCGGCCTCGACCTGCCGATGACCACCCTCTCAGGCGGCCAGGCGGCCCGCGTGGGCCTCGCCTCGCTGCTGCTCTCCCGTTACGACATCTTCCTGCTCGACGAACCCACCAACGACCTCGACCTCGACGGCCTGGAACGGCTCGAACGGTACGTCTCCGGGCTCCGCGCCGGCACGGTCGTCATCAGTCACGACCGCGAGTTCCTGATGCGCACGGTCACCAAGGTCCTCGAACTCGACCTCGCCCAGCAGCAGATCAACCTCTACGGCGGCGGCTACGCCGCCTACCTGGAGGAGCGCGAGCGGGCCCGCAGGCACGCCCGGGAGGAGTTCGAGGAGTTCGCGGACAAGCGCTCCGCGCTCGAAGGCCGCGCCCTCATGCAGCGCTCCTGGATGGACAAGGGCGTCAGGAACGCGCGCCGCAAGGCCGGCGACTCCGACAAGATGGCCCGCAAGTTCCGGAGCGAGTCGAGCGAGAAGCAGGCCGCGAAGGCCCGCCAGACCCAGCGCATGATCGAGCGGCTCGATGTCGTGGAGGAGCCGCGCAAGGAGTGGGAGCTGCGGATGGAGATCGCCTCCGCCCCGCGCTCCGGCTCCGTCGTGGCGACCCTGCGCGAGGCGCGGGTCACACTCGGGGACTTCGCGTTCGGCCCGGTCTCGCTCCAGATCGACTGGGCGGACCGGATCGCCATCACCGGAGCCAACGGCGCCGGGAAGTCGACGCTGCTCGCCGCCCTGCTCGGCCGCCTCCCGCTGGACTCGGGGCACGCGAGCCTGGGCTCCGGCGTGGTGGTGGGGGAGGTGGACCAGGCGCGGAAGCTGTTCCACGGCACGGAATCGCTGCTGGAGGCGTTCTGCGCGGCCGTCCCCGACACGGAACTGGCCGAGGTCCGCACGCTCCTCGCCAAATTCGGCCTGCGCGCCGATCACGTGATGCGCCCCGCGACCACCCTCTCCCCGGGCGAGCGGACCCGCTCCGCGCTCGCCCTGCTCCAGGGCCGGGGCGTCAACCTCCTTGTCCTGGACGAGCCCACGAACCACCTCGACCTGCCGGCGATCGAGCAGCTGGAGTCGGCGCTCGACTCGTACAAGGGGACGCTGCTGCTGGTCACGCACGACCGCCGGATGCTGGAGGCGGTCCGCACGACGCGCCGCGTCGAGGTGGCGGCGGGACGGCTGACGGAGAGCTGA
- a CDS encoding GntR family transcriptional regulator, translating into MTTTESPDASESHADHAEHTIRAGILSGTYPPGSRLRERELSEALGFSRIPVREALTRLTGEGLVVISPRRGASVRNLSLRDVAELFDLRLSLEVFAARRAAEACAAGRGGDRLRALMEAAQDATRRGDAHEIPAANTALHAEIVAMTGNRLLQDALQPSLGLVQWLFTLTGGLDPSVQCAEHQDICAAIYAGKPDLADALAYAHIERGRGPSLAKLAEVLPAE; encoded by the coding sequence ATGACGACGACCGAATCGCCCGACGCCAGTGAGTCCCACGCGGACCACGCCGAGCACACGATCCGGGCCGGCATCCTGTCCGGCACCTACCCGCCCGGTTCCCGGCTGCGGGAACGCGAACTCTCCGAGGCCCTGGGCTTCTCCCGTATCCCCGTCCGTGAAGCACTCACCCGGCTGACCGGCGAAGGCCTCGTCGTGATCTCCCCGCGGCGCGGCGCCTCCGTACGCAACCTCTCGCTGCGCGATGTCGCGGAACTCTTCGACCTGCGCCTGAGCCTGGAGGTGTTCGCCGCCCGCAGGGCCGCGGAGGCCTGCGCGGCCGGACGCGGCGGCGACCGGCTGCGCGCCCTCATGGAGGCGGCGCAGGACGCCACCCGGCGCGGCGACGCCCACGAGATCCCGGCCGCCAACACCGCGCTGCACGCCGAGATCGTCGCGATGACCGGCAACCGGCTGCTCCAGGACGCGCTCCAGCCCTCACTCGGCCTGGTGCAGTGGCTGTTCACCCTCACCGGCGGCCTCGACCCGAGCGTCCAGTGCGCCGAGCACCAGGACATCTGCGCCGCCATCTACGCGGGCAAGCCCGATCTGGCCGACGCCCTCGCCTACGCGCACATCGAGCGCGGCCGGGGCCCGTCCCTGGCGAAGCTGGCCGAGGTGCTGCCGGCCGAGTGA